From Jeotgalibacillus haloalkalitolerans:
GTGAATACGAAGAAAAAGCGATGGAACTTGCAATGAAATTTAAAGAGAACTTTAAGAAGTTCACAAGCGTGGATGAGCGAATCGCCAAACTTGGTGGTCCAGTCGTATAATTCAAAAAAGATGAGACACTTTTGTCTCATCTTTTTTTATTCGTTTCACTGCGCTTCACTATGATATCTTTTATTTAATTCGCATTATAATAATAATTAGTTTGTAGACTCCAATGACTTCATTTCAAAATAAATGGTTGTCTTCTGACCGGTCCACTCTAATTTATAGATTTCCGCAACTCCGCGGACTTCACCTGCAATTGAGTTTTTCACTTCCAGTGGAATATGCATTGGGTACAGCCTGTACTCATCTTTCACCAGCTTGAAAAAGTTATTTTCAATTCTCTCTTCTCTTCCTTTTGTCACAATCATCGTGTTTAATTCCAACGGCATGCCCATGAGATTCAGCTCCTTTGTTTTTTCATCCAGTCTGTGAGTTTCTTTACTGTCGCAATGTTATCAAGCGGTGGAAATGCATGATGAAAATCCGGATAATACCAGCTCTCCACCTTTTTATGATGCTCTTTCAGCTTTTGTTCCAACTGATAAGCGTGCTCCGGTGAAACATTATCATCCAGCTCCCCGTGAATAATCAGCACAGGGCAGTTTATTTTCTCAATTTCATTCAGCGGCGTACGCCAGTCGTAGGCTTCAGGTACTTTTGCCGGGGAACCGCCGATCACACGCTTCATCATCCTTCTCATATCTTTTCGTTCCTGATAGGTCAGCACCATATCTGATACCCCATTCCAGGTCACGACTGATGAAATGCCGGCATCTTCAATTCCTGCAATTAAAGCCATGACGCCCCCTCTTGAAAAGCCGAATACGTGTAAATGACCTGAAAATCCTGGGTGATTCCGTAAAATGATATTCCCATTTACCGCATCCATCCGGTCTTCTCCGGCAAAATCTTCGTTCCCTTCCCCTCCTCTGTTTCCCCGGTAATACGGGGCAAAGACGATAAACCCCTGAGAAGCGAACTGTGCAATTCGGGATGGTCTGACCATACCGATTCCTTTAATGCCGCCACGTAAATATAAAAAGCCGTCATACTTACCTGCTTTTACAGGCTCCGCAAGTAGTCCTTTCACCTTTAAACCTTCAGACCAGTATAGAACTTCATGCATGATAATCGCAGGGTTTGGCGATGGATAAGGATATTTTCGAATGATTTCTCCGTTTTTACCCAATGCTCCTCCCTCCGTCCAATTTCTGCTCAATATATTCAATGGATAACCTGACCGTTTCATCTTTCATGATAAAACTGAAGTCATCCTGAAAACGTTCAGATAAAAGATCTCCTGTAACCATGACCGGTCCATCCGTTTCATGGTAATCAGATTTCGGTGTAAGTGAAGTCAGGTCGGTATAAAAAACGGATTTGATAATTTCTGGATCTACATCTACTTTATACTGTCCAATATAAATCAGTTCACCAACCTCACCGCCAAGCTCTTCCATGACCTCTCTGGCGGCCGCTTCCACTGGTGACTCCCCATTTTCGACCTTACCTCCAGGGAATTCAAACCCTCTTTTTTTATGTTGGGTCAGAACCCACTGCCCGTTATAGCGTGTTAAAATAAAAACATGCGCAGGCGCTTTTGAAAATGGATGCTGATCATACGAATATGTAACGGTAAAACCATTATCGTCTTTGAATTGATACATAAAAATCACCTTCTTTCGAAATAATTGAAACCTTTTGAAGATTGATCCGTATAATTGGTAAGGACATACTAATTAGGAGATGATTGAATGAAGAAATCAATTCTATTTACAACTGCTGCTTTAACTTTAGCCCTTACAGCATGCAGCGAAACCGCTGAACCTGCTGATGGAAGCAAAGATGCTTCGTCAATGACCCTTGAAGAAGTCTATAGCAAGGCAATTGAAGAAAATAATGAGATTGAGAGTGTAAAATCATCAGCCGTATTGAACCAGAACGTCACAATGGGTGAAGAAGGCTCGATTAATACAGTATCTGAGATTGATATGTCGATTAAAAATGATCCTTTAACCGTTCACCAGGTGAATACAACAAAAATGACAGGTGAAGGAACAGATGGTGAAAGCTTCACTGTCGAATCTTACATGAATGATGAAGGTTTCTTTATGCAGGATCCAACAACAAATGAATGGATGAAGCTCCCTTCCGAAATGTCAGATCAGCTGATGCAGATGAATGAATCCCAATCAAACCCCGGCACCGAGCTTGAAAATCTCGAAGCCTATATCGAAGACTTTTCATTTGAACAAAACGATGACAGTTTTATTTTAACGCTGAACGCTTCGGGTGAAAAGTTTAGTGATATGCTGATTGAGCAGACAGGTGAATTAATGCCAGACCTCGGACTTGGAATTCCGACTGAAGCATTATTTCAGGATACAACGTTTGAAGATGTCTTATATGTGATTACGCTTGATAAAGAAACTTTCCTGATCGAATCACTGGATCTTGATATGACAATGAATATGAAGTTTGCAGAGCAATCTATGATCATGGAACAGAAGCTTGAGTCTGTTTATACTGATTATAACGCTGTTGATGAGGTTACTGTACCACAGGAGGTTATTGAATCTGCTGTGGAGATTGAGCTTTAAAATTGAGAAAAGAGGTTGAGACATTTT
This genomic window contains:
- a CDS encoding DUF6612 family protein, whose translation is MKKSILFTTAALTLALTACSETAEPADGSKDASSMTLEEVYSKAIEENNEIESVKSSAVLNQNVTMGEEGSINTVSEIDMSIKNDPLTVHQVNTTKMTGEGTDGESFTVESYMNDEGFFMQDPTTNEWMKLPSEMSDQLMQMNESQSNPGTELENLEAYIEDFSFEQNDDSFILTLNASGEKFSDMLIEQTGELMPDLGLGIPTEALFQDTTFEDVLYVITLDKETFLIESLDLDMTMNMKFAEQSMIMEQKLESVYTDYNAVDEVTVPQEVIESAVEIEL
- a CDS encoding alpha/beta hydrolase family protein, with protein sequence MHEVLYWSEGLKVKGLLAEPVKAGKYDGFLYLRGGIKGIGMVRPSRIAQFASQGFIVFAPYYRGNRGGEGNEDFAGEDRMDAVNGNIILRNHPGFSGHLHVFGFSRGGVMALIAGIEDAGISSVVTWNGVSDMVLTYQERKDMRRMMKRVIGGSPAKVPEAYDWRTPLNEIEKINCPVLIIHGELDDNVSPEHAYQLEQKLKEHHKKVESWYYPDFHHAFPPLDNIATVKKLTDWMKKQRS
- the ytkD gene encoding RNA deprotection pyrophosphohydrolase, with the protein product MYQFKDDNGFTVTYSYDQHPFSKAPAHVFILTRYNGQWVLTQHKKRGFEFPGGKVENGESPVEAAAREVMEELGGEVGELIYIGQYKVDVDPEIIKSVFYTDLTSLTPKSDYHETDGPVMVTGDLLSERFQDDFSFIMKDETVRLSIEYIEQKLDGGRSIG
- a CDS encoding DUF2584 family protein, with product MGMPLELNTMIVTKGREERIENNFFKLVKDEYRLYPMHIPLEVKNSIAGEVRGVAEIYKLEWTGQKTTIYFEMKSLESTN